A genome region from Marispirochaeta aestuarii includes the following:
- a CDS encoding LPP20 family lipoprotein — protein sequence MAGNSLFRLLFFLPVMLSLASCTSTPESADVPADPAMETGRAYSTWQDLRMPITGDLDLPRAEEVVPPPEPGPSWLPVRLPWWVWLPENARERPLFLGTSFPRVSRTEELRQCIRNAADQAARYAGIAAQVSSFRGTFREGTGYAEDLRLYYNQDLVPLFVEEAEVRTLHQDETGSYALVRFPSLTAVASPEEYPDIDILSGISEPGWIGRVPEIEGYYLGLGISRPRLRFADSIAEADKAALAEILLQLAAGVEASYDVRSTEGRGSSFQEDVYQYSSATVKGFRIVSRWRSPEGSYFYSLAVLPRR from the coding sequence ATGGCAGGTAATAGTCTGTTCCGGCTGCTTTTTTTTCTTCCAGTTATGCTGTCCCTTGCTTCCTGTACCAGTACCCCGGAGTCTGCGGATGTGCCGGCTGATCCCGCCATGGAGACGGGCAGGGCATATTCAACCTGGCAGGATCTGCGTATGCCGATCACCGGGGATCTTGATCTGCCCCGTGCCGAGGAGGTTGTGCCGCCTCCTGAGCCTGGACCCTCCTGGCTGCCTGTCCGCTTACCCTGGTGGGTATGGCTTCCGGAAAATGCCAGGGAGAGGCCTCTGTTTCTGGGTACATCCTTCCCCAGGGTTTCCCGCACAGAGGAACTCAGGCAGTGTATCAGAAATGCCGCTGATCAGGCCGCACGGTATGCGGGTATCGCCGCTCAGGTCTCATCCTTTCGGGGAACTTTTCGCGAAGGTACAGGATACGCGGAGGACCTTCGATTGTATTACAATCAGGATCTCGTCCCGCTCTTTGTGGAGGAGGCTGAAGTACGCACACTGCATCAGGACGAAACCGGGAGCTACGCGCTGGTGCGATTTCCGTCCCTGACCGCTGTCGCATCCCCTGAAGAATATCCGGACATAGATATACTGTCGGGTATCAGCGAACCCGGGTGGATCGGCCGGGTACCGGAGATTGAAGGGTATTACCTGGGGCTCGGCATATCCCGTCCCAGGCTTCGTTTTGCCGATTCCATCGCTGAAGCCGACAAGGCGGCCCTGGCTGAAATACTGCTGCAGCTGGCAGCAGGAGTTGAAGCCAGCTATGATGTGAGATCAACGGAAGGCAGGGGTTCATCCTTTCAGGAGGATGTATATCAGTATTCAAGTGCCACAGTAAAAGGTTTCCGGATTGTATCCCGCTGGCGGAGTCCGGAGGGTTCCTATTTTTATTCCCTTGCTGTGCTGCCGCGGAGATAA
- a CDS encoding LPP20 family lipoprotein → MKRVFLILVSLSLIGLVISCSSAPEPAAAPSSDLPDWVLAPPVADDAYYGVGNYKSANLSTARTAATANARAEIAAQVEVQVDSAVKQYAQEAGVDGNRQVIEFLETVTKQVASATLNGSKVVETYRDDDGTVYVMVMYEKSALREAAEKELFVRNEDAAFAEFKADEAMKWLDAELAK, encoded by the coding sequence ATGAAAAGAGTATTTTTGATACTGGTATCTCTGTCCCTGATCGGACTGGTAATTTCCTGTTCTTCCGCACCGGAACCGGCTGCTGCCCCCTCCAGTGATCTTCCTGACTGGGTTCTTGCACCTCCCGTAGCGGACGATGCCTACTATGGAGTCGGAAACTACAAATCGGCAAATCTATCCACCGCACGCACCGCGGCTACAGCCAACGCCCGGGCTGAAATTGCCGCCCAGGTAGAGGTCCAGGTTGACAGTGCCGTCAAGCAGTATGCTCAGGAAGCCGGGGTTGACGGTAACCGTCAGGTCATCGAATTCCTGGAAACCGTGACGAAACAGGTCGCTTCCGCCACCCTTAACGGTTCCAAGGTTGTCGAGACCTACCGGGACGATGACGGTACGGTATATGTTATGGTTATGTACGAAAAAAGCGCCCTCCGGGAGGCTGCTGAAAAGGAGCTCTTTGTACGGAACGAAGATGCCGCATTCGCGGAGTTTAAAGCCGACGAAGCAATGAAGTGGCTCGACGCTGAACTGGCAAAATAA
- a CDS encoding biotin--[acetyl-CoA-carboxylase] ligase has protein sequence MNLMVNENSVSRSTLLNHLRKNSDPLSGTDLGGILGISRVAVRKHILRLAKEGFVIESGRKGYRLLSEPEFPSPSEYDSGTIHIQNEVESTMEEASRNSLRNCEDIQFYLARRQKAGRGRNRKSWVSPDGGLYLTAAFRPRLPAAYISLYIIETGLALVDSLREHYGVDCRFRWPNDLFVNEKKLGGLLLEVSGPAESPDHAFLGLGLNVLSSVHFSETGDRRVTCLQNEIPGGGRDLPDLKTLFETLKPVIESSLGMIEADKVRKHWRARTSTQGKVMRIDDTDYTVRNLALNGSLIVADKDGTLYEIAPGPRIMGPR, from the coding sequence ATGAATCTTATGGTTAACGAGAACTCCGTATCGCGAAGCACCTTGCTCAATCACCTCCGTAAAAACAGTGATCCCCTTTCGGGAACGGATCTGGGCGGAATTCTTGGCATATCCCGGGTTGCGGTACGAAAACATATACTCAGGCTGGCAAAGGAAGGTTTTGTTATCGAGTCAGGCAGGAAGGGATATCGTCTGCTGTCCGAGCCCGAATTCCCCTCTCCTTCGGAATACGACTCCGGCACAATCCATATACAGAACGAGGTTGAATCCACCATGGAAGAGGCCTCACGAAACTCTCTCCGTAATTGTGAAGATATACAGTTTTACCTCGCCCGCAGGCAGAAAGCAGGCCGGGGAAGAAACAGAAAATCCTGGGTTTCCCCTGACGGCGGCCTGTATCTGACTGCTGCCTTTCGTCCCCGGCTTCCGGCAGCTTATATCTCCCTCTACATAATAGAAACCGGCCTGGCCCTGGTCGATTCCTTACGGGAACACTATGGCGTGGATTGCCGGTTCCGCTGGCCCAACGATCTATTCGTGAACGAAAAGAAGCTTGGAGGACTGCTGCTTGAAGTATCCGGTCCGGCGGAATCCCCTGATCATGCTTTTCTCGGTTTAGGCCTGAACGTACTTTCCTCGGTCCATTTTTCGGAAACGGGCGATCGCCGGGTCACCTGCCTTCAGAACGAGATTCCCGGCGGCGGCCGGGACCTCCCGGATTTAAAAACACTGTTCGAAACCTTGAAACCGGTTATAGAGTCTTCCCTCGGAATGATCGAAGCGGACAAGGTCCGGAAGCACTGGAGGGCCAGGACCTCTACTCAGGGAAAGGTTATGAGGATTGATGATACCGATTATACCGTCCGGAATCTCGCCCTTAACGGGTCCCTGATTGTCGCTGACAAGGACGGGACATTGTACGAAATCGCACCGGGTCCGCGAATAATGGGGCCCAGGTGA